The Triplophysa rosa linkage group LG15, Trosa_1v2, whole genome shotgun sequence genome has a segment encoding these proteins:
- the ociad1 gene encoding LOW QUALITY PROTEIN: OCIA domain-containing protein 1 (The sequence of the model RefSeq protein was modified relative to this genomic sequence to represent the inferred CDS: substituted 1 base at 1 genomic stop codon) — protein MSQASSGFIPAAQIPHGSGKGPAGAAYIPNEEERRVFRECNSESFWYRSLPFSAVAMAVAQVLVSRGVLTPSSRFGSLPKVAIAGIFGYISGKMSYMRVCQEKFMKLVNSPLGEALXQGRLHHVPSDLNQSDFEDANPLESQQPGSKSVFQSELSSGTETYSNYTSDYTYSSPSQSYDPFSSGFSDSGPVGIRDDVSLQAPPYPDEDVPKKKPVLYEDLRSKNRENYEVTITQKAETLLKPQAEVASPKREVKKTKYGDAWDE, from the exons GGTCCTGCAGGGGCTGCTTATATTCCTAATGAGGAAGAGAGGCGTGTCTTCAGAGAGTGTAATTCTGAAAGCTTCTGGTACAGAT CTTTGCCATTTTCTGCAGTTGCTATGGCAGTCGCTCAGGTATTAGTATCTAGAG GAGTTCTTACTCCATCGTCTAGATTTGGCTCACTTCCCAAAGTTGCGA TTGCTGGCATATTTGGATACATAAGTGGAAAAATGTCATACATGAGGGTCTGTCAAGAAAAGTTTATGAAATTGGTAAACTCCCCTCTTGGAGAAGCGCTGTGACAGGGACGTCTGCACCACGTGCCTTCTGA tttaaaccAATCAGACTTTGAAGATGCAAATCCATTAGAATCTCAACAGCCTGGTTCGAAGTCAGTGTTCCAGTCAGAACTCAGCTCTGGGACTGAGACATACAGCAATTACACCAGCGATTATACCTACAGCAGCCCCTCCCAATCCTACGACCCCTTCAGTTCTGGATTCAGTGATTCTGGTCCTGTGGGCATCAGGGATGATGTTTCTCTTCAAG CTCCGCCCTATCCAGATGAGGATGTGCCCAAGAAGAAGCCTGTGTTGTATGAGGACCTGCGTAGTAAAAACAGAGAGAATTATGAGGTCACTATCACGCAAAAAGCTGAAACGCTGCTAAAACCACAAGCTGAGGTAGCATCACCTAAGAGGGAAG TTAAAAAGACCAAGTACGGAGATGCTTGGGATGAATGA
- the ociad2 gene encoding OCIA domain-containing protein 2 gives MNEKDSTTEGNQSTASGAVGGKCSKADWKKFQCPLSDPQFPKDDFKQIWKDCQYESFWYRALPLSVASMTVTGGLMYSGVWKKSKRFGYFPKLILAGIVGYAVGKASYIPTYREKFKKLGPEFNKGFGPGFGPPGFGAGGFGPGHRHCIHVCEKCKQQGAEDATTAPDAPTQS, from the exons atgaatgaaaaagatTCAACCACAGAAGGAAATCAGAGTACTGCAAGTGGAGCTGTGGGTGGGAAATGCAGCAAAGCTGATTGGAAG AAATTTCAGTGTCCCTTATCTGACCCACAATTTCCCAAAGATGACTTTAAGCAGATATGGAAGGACTGTCAGTACGAGAGCTTCTGGTATAGAg CTCTTCCTCTGTCTGTCGCCAGTATGACTGTGACTGGTGGCCTTATGTACAGTG GTGTGTGGAAAAAGTCTAAGCGATTTGGGTATTTCCCGAAACTGATTT TGGCGGGCATTGTAGGTTATGCAGTAGGCAAAGCCTCTTATATCCCGACTTACAGAGAGAAGTTTAAAAAACTGGGACCAGAGTTCAACAAAGGGTTTGGTCCTGGGTTTGGACCGCCTGGATTTGGAGCTGGTGGCTTTGGACCTGGACATAG ACATTGCATTCATGTGTGTGAAAAATGCAAGCAACAGGGAGCGGAGGACGCCACAACAGCGCCTGATGCGCCCACTCAGAGCTGA
- the dcun1d4 gene encoding DCN1-like protein 4 isoform X1, with translation MYNIDVSRPLAGLQTRTNTVVCFIKMHSDASNFQLNSHLSTLASIHKIYHTLHRLNLTEDVGPETHGSACCSRAMPPRKKRRPTAGDDLSAKKSRQDNVYRKQETLQIQEAEAFSSKRCLEWFYEYAECDDVVGPEGMEKFCEDIGVEPENVVMLVLAWKLDAQSMGYFTLQEWLKGMGSLQCDSTEKLRNSLDYLRSVLNDATSFKLIYRYAFDFAREKDQRSLDLNTAKCMLGLLLGKTWPLFPVFNQFLEQSKYKVINKDQWCNVLEFSRTINLDLSNYDEDGAWPVLLDEFVEWYKDREMS, from the exons ATGTATAATATTGACGTGTCCCGCCCACTGGCCGGTCTGCAGACTCGCACAAATACAGTTGTGTGTTTCATAAAAATGCACTCAGATGCGTCAA ATTTCCAGCTGAACTCCCATTTGTCCACACTGGCCAGTATCCACAAGATCTACCACACCCTGCACAGGCTG aACCTGACAGAAGACGTCGGCCCAGAGACCCACGGCTCAG CCTGCTGCTCCAGAGCCATGCCCCCCAGGAAAAAGAGAAGACCCACTGCTGGAGATGACTTGTCTGCCAAGAAGAGCCGACAGGACAA TGTTTACAGAAAGCAGGAGACTTTACAAATCCAGGAGGCTGAGGCTTTCTCTAGCAAGAGATGTCTGGAGTGGTTCTATGAATATGCAG agtgTGATGATGTGGTGGGACCAGAGGGGATGGAGAAATTCTGTGAAGACATTGGAGTGGAACCAGAAAAT GTGGTGATGCTGGTATTGGCCTGGAAGCTTGATGCACAGAGTATGGGTTACTTCACTTTACAGGAGTGGCTCAAGGGAATGGGCTCATTGCA GTGTGACTCTACTGAAAAACTCAGGAACTCCTTAGACTACCTGAGGTCTGTCCTCAACGACGCCACCAGTTTCAAGCTCATTTACCGATATGCCTTCGACTTTGCCAGG GAGAAGGATCAGAGGAGTTTAGACTTGAATACTGCCAAGTGCATGCTGGGACTTCTGCTTGGGAAGACCTGGCCACTGTTTCCAGTGTTTAACCAGTTTCTAGAA CAATCAAAGTATAAGGTTATAAATAAAGATCAATGGTGCAATGTTCTAGAATTCAGTAGGACTATCAACCTTGACCTCAGTAACTATGACGAGGATGGGGCTT GGCCAGTGCTGTTGGATGAGTTTGTGGAATGGTATAAAGACAGAGAAATGTCGTAG
- the dcun1d4 gene encoding DCN1-like protein 4 isoform X2, with the protein MLSMWQIRSENPHLQRIQQLGMVETYFQLNSHLSTLASIHKIYHTLHRLNLTEDVGPETHGSACCSRAMPPRKKRRPTAGDDLSAKKSRQDNVYRKQETLQIQEAEAFSSKRCLEWFYEYAECDDVVGPEGMEKFCEDIGVEPENVVMLVLAWKLDAQSMGYFTLQEWLKGMGSLQCDSTEKLRNSLDYLRSVLNDATSFKLIYRYAFDFAREKDQRSLDLNTAKCMLGLLLGKTWPLFPVFNQFLEQSKYKVINKDQWCNVLEFSRTINLDLSNYDEDGAWPVLLDEFVEWYKDREMS; encoded by the exons ATGTTATCTATGTGGCAGATCAGGTCTGAAAATCCTCATTTACAGCGAATACAACAGCTGGGAATGGTTGAAACGT ATTTCCAGCTGAACTCCCATTTGTCCACACTGGCCAGTATCCACAAGATCTACCACACCCTGCACAGGCTG aACCTGACAGAAGACGTCGGCCCAGAGACCCACGGCTCAG CCTGCTGCTCCAGAGCCATGCCCCCCAGGAAAAAGAGAAGACCCACTGCTGGAGATGACTTGTCTGCCAAGAAGAGCCGACAGGACAA TGTTTACAGAAAGCAGGAGACTTTACAAATCCAGGAGGCTGAGGCTTTCTCTAGCAAGAGATGTCTGGAGTGGTTCTATGAATATGCAG agtgTGATGATGTGGTGGGACCAGAGGGGATGGAGAAATTCTGTGAAGACATTGGAGTGGAACCAGAAAAT GTGGTGATGCTGGTATTGGCCTGGAAGCTTGATGCACAGAGTATGGGTTACTTCACTTTACAGGAGTGGCTCAAGGGAATGGGCTCATTGCA GTGTGACTCTACTGAAAAACTCAGGAACTCCTTAGACTACCTGAGGTCTGTCCTCAACGACGCCACCAGTTTCAAGCTCATTTACCGATATGCCTTCGACTTTGCCAGG GAGAAGGATCAGAGGAGTTTAGACTTGAATACTGCCAAGTGCATGCTGGGACTTCTGCTTGGGAAGACCTGGCCACTGTTTCCAGTGTTTAACCAGTTTCTAGAA CAATCAAAGTATAAGGTTATAAATAAAGATCAATGGTGCAATGTTCTAGAATTCAGTAGGACTATCAACCTTGACCTCAGTAACTATGACGAGGATGGGGCTT GGCCAGTGCTGTTGGATGAGTTTGTGGAATGGTATAAAGACAGAGAAATGTCGTAG
- the dcun1d4 gene encoding DCN1-like protein 4 isoform X3, with protein sequence MPPRKKRRPTAGDDLSAKKSRQDNVYRKQETLQIQEAEAFSSKRCLEWFYEYAECDDVVGPEGMEKFCEDIGVEPENVVMLVLAWKLDAQSMGYFTLQEWLKGMGSLQCDSTEKLRNSLDYLRSVLNDATSFKLIYRYAFDFAREKDQRSLDLNTAKCMLGLLLGKTWPLFPVFNQFLEQSKYKVINKDQWCNVLEFSRTINLDLSNYDEDGAWPVLLDEFVEWYKDREMS encoded by the exons ATGCCCCCCAGGAAAAAGAGAAGACCCACTGCTGGAGATGACTTGTCTGCCAAGAAGAGCCGACAGGACAA TGTTTACAGAAAGCAGGAGACTTTACAAATCCAGGAGGCTGAGGCTTTCTCTAGCAAGAGATGTCTGGAGTGGTTCTATGAATATGCAG agtgTGATGATGTGGTGGGACCAGAGGGGATGGAGAAATTCTGTGAAGACATTGGAGTGGAACCAGAAAAT GTGGTGATGCTGGTATTGGCCTGGAAGCTTGATGCACAGAGTATGGGTTACTTCACTTTACAGGAGTGGCTCAAGGGAATGGGCTCATTGCA GTGTGACTCTACTGAAAAACTCAGGAACTCCTTAGACTACCTGAGGTCTGTCCTCAACGACGCCACCAGTTTCAAGCTCATTTACCGATATGCCTTCGACTTTGCCAGG GAGAAGGATCAGAGGAGTTTAGACTTGAATACTGCCAAGTGCATGCTGGGACTTCTGCTTGGGAAGACCTGGCCACTGTTTCCAGTGTTTAACCAGTTTCTAGAA CAATCAAAGTATAAGGTTATAAATAAAGATCAATGGTGCAATGTTCTAGAATTCAGTAGGACTATCAACCTTGACCTCAGTAACTATGACGAGGATGGGGCTT GGCCAGTGCTGTTGGATGAGTTTGTGGAATGGTATAAAGACAGAGAAATGTCGTAG
- the LOC130565816 gene encoding uncharacterized protein LOC130565816: MLVDEGAQILISCRNHSQDSMQVHWWTPHGQVTEPQPQLLIKDITEQHEGLYICVSGLQGEHISVFDIQVYTKASDHRPRREAPIIQDEHVEQDNTNVPRNNPLVRQGTKTQSEFVTAVCLSVFITFIVAFILGVLLRPLLDKLWRRIRSKKQSSPSPTTSRASSTEPQPYVNEGYSDAGDQERVARVGSRVTFGEITEVGDQGSNVPYYVTVEDVHSDGSSESNTEVENAYEHIEKNKQSEWREQAPEMDHHRGRANSISSSSTQEGEVNVLVTNNKTLAPNSNTVLEFEPIPDGDVYQPSRRSSKSSSSSSSSSSSSHSRQIQIENFSGEVREFIEQSVDPPAVTVSITKTTTEDPFLELMKESGWPESLTEQNVDDLDTELWNDSGESFSFNEESERDLSSSALGNPVDDEDTWRQGNIESPTFKLNFNSHVTGVDIPFGKEVSVDDVKKRDTLSSSSSSKSDDSEGPNSYTVNPELQEQSEILKESYRKTDSDWTPENATRDDKSQPGAGIFIRQETITLDPSDIHLTFTHEESVDEGMHIDDTPKISEGVFGSWANVSVDAVPKVKRYVQFKQSKPQSSSLPSLSPSSTKKNVAPEIEVKTEAKVDFSYLTQVKVSVEEIPKVKRYIHFKQFKPLSPILTPSPSSISKDVRVEARRSSTSSSEDEGKLTFEEDKFFGKRGMSSDGLPKVKRYITFKQFEPSSPNLSVSSPSPKIEATTKVDILGQIPLTDQRNPSNFSPDGLPLYHVHPTYRINQSTLNRDCDTDRSSSESSSEDEDTFLAFPRKLEFKTEPEIKRELVTSDKNTDTVLNIDFDNSSSSTDVLEKKQLKGLARLKLLGTRLFNRRENETGSTGEALDLSYKTHSKLTEDTVQQTTKEDSFFADIGLSFDQLKRPTKSLAFTISDPQSPDQFSSCPADKRGNTHEERAEFKSRKSSSSSSSEGGSISSQHEEHIILRKSLSHDHLPKVKRYLQFSHSAPHYKAQLSSPPSTTGVVTADLIAKTESRRSSSSSEDDVKSTEGENFYGLPKVKRYIEFSRTEPSSTTHQVRKQSIPPKVVAPPVTRRSSSSSSEEEVVEKSSSTPVKSNVESDPEGDNFFGQIGVYLDTVPKVNQYIEFTQFKPPSSNRPSLSQSSTKKNVTPEIEMKTEAKVDASPGEASYLTQAKVSVEKIPKVKRYIHFKQSEPLSQTQKPPLSSINKKVMVEARRSSTSSSEDEGKLTPGEERKIGVSSERVSKVKRYIAFKQLEPTSPTLSVSSPSTKTEATTGAVLQSSQSSSLSEDEVSPTPKEREFFGQTGVSLERLPQVKRNLLFKQHVPYLSVVPPTTTLNTLPENITKVESRKLTTLSEDDDVPTAQEGNFFGQTGASLDRIPKVKRYINFTQPENQFPAPSTTSQRVNKSVVVHETRKSSTSSEDVKLSTNDDNMTRKTGESFVKIPKVKRYVKFTQSEDSLGLPSVKSIKVTETKSAKNDVQPATSENTTESRRLSTSSEDDITLTATEDNFRGQTGIYLDRIPKVRRYIHFTQPEQHFPAHSSTSQSVGMSGRIQEMRKSSTSSEEDVKPSRNDGNMSYRQIGASFSQPPKVKRYIEFKQHDPSFPDNSSVEDIKLNTALNKLSMTSIKTYSTPKAKAGVETRWSSSSSEASPPGSLKKGSALVRKTGSDSLMSAFPYKHNITTKQYIVEQTGLKPELKKSGYFSSTSRDLVGHVVMDVPPPQNNPPAVPQTHPPSYQELEDAREYLRENSEVRQRQERRRLLQQRRKAMEEFGITSLSSTTQEGIKQDGGSQVDYGSASTANTVAYRRSEVAEVPVLQGLKTKNISAHRSKSPVDSVNTKYKEFLI, from the exons ATGCTTGTGGATGAAGGGGCGCAGATATTAATTTCCTGCCGCAATCACAGTCAAG ATTCCATGCAAGTTCATTGGTGGACCCCACATGGCCAAGTCACAGAACCCCAACCACAGCTTCTAATTAAGGACATCACAGAGCAGCATGAAGGACTTTATATATGTGTTTCAGGTCTCCAAGGGGAGCACATATCTGTTTTTGATATACAAGTTTACACAAAAGCCAGTGACCACAGACCACGGCGAGAAGCACCAATTATCCAGGATGAACATGTTGAGCAAGACAATACAAATGTGCCCAGGAATAACCCTTTGGTACGACAAGGAACAAAGACCCAGTCAGAATTTGTTACTGCTGTCTGCCTCTCTGTCTTCATCACATTCATTGTGGCTTTTATTCTTGGTGTTCTTTTGAGACCACTTTTAGACAAATTATGGAGGAGAATACGATCGAAGAAACAATCCAGTCCATCACCAACAACATCTAGAGCTTCTTCCACAGAGCCTCAGCCATATGTGAATGAAGGGTATTCTGATGCAGGTGACCAAGAACGAGTCGCAAGAGTGGGATCAAGAGTTACATTTGGTGAAATCACAGAAGTGGGGGATCAAGGAAGTAACGTGCCTTACTATGTCACCGTAGAGGATGTCCATTCAGATGGCTCCTCTGAGAGCAACACAGAGGTTGAGAATGCATATGAGCATATAGAGAAAAATAAACAGTCTGAATGGAGAGAGCAGGCCCCTGAGATGGATCATCACAGAGGAAGAGCAAACAGCATCAGCAGCAGTTCAACACAGGAGGGCGAAGTGAATGTTTTGgtaacaaacaataaaacactgGCACCCAACTCAAACACAGTCCTGGAATTTGAGCCAATTCCTGATGGTGATGTTTACCAACCAAGCAGACGGAGCAgtaaatcatcatcatcatcatcttcttcatcatcatcctctCACTCAAGACAAATTCAGATTGAAAACTTTTCAGGTGAAGTTCGGGAATTCATTGAACAAAGCGTTGACCCTCCTGCTGTCACTGTATCTATcactaaaacaacaacagaggATCCATTTCTAGAACTTATGAAAGAGTCAGGGTGGCCAGAAAGTTTGACAGAACAGAATGTTGATGATTTGGACACAGAATTATGGAATGACAGTGGAGAGAGTTTTTCTTTCAACGAAGAGTCTGAAAGAGATCTCTCCAGCTCTGCTTTAGGGAACCCGGTAGATGACGAAGACACATGGAGGCAAGGCAACATAGAATCACCCACCTTCAAATTAAACTTTAATTCACATGTGACTGGGGTTGACATACCATTTGGTAAAGAAGTTTCTGTTGATGATGTAAAGAAGCGTGACACATTAAGCTCCTCTAGTTCGAGTAAAAGTGATGATAGTGAGGGACCAAACAGTTATACTGTAAATCCAGAATTACAGGAGCAATCTGAGATCTTAAAGGAATCATACAGGAAAACAGATTCAGACTGGACTCCTGAAAATGCCACTAGAGATGACAAGTCACAACCTGGTGCTGGTATTTTTATCAGACAAGAGACCATCACCTTGGACCCATCAGACATACATTTGACTTTTACTCATGAAGAAAGTGTTGATGAGGGTATGCATATTGATGACACTCCGAAGATAAGTGAAGGTGTATTTGGTAGCTGGGCAAATGTGTCTGTCGATGCCGTTCCAAAGGTTAAGCGATATGTTCAATTTAAACAGTCCAAACCTCAATCCTCATCTCTGCCATCATTGTCTCCTTCCTCAACAAAAAAGAATGTCGCACCTGAGATAGAGGTGAAAACAGAAGCTAAAGTTGACTTTAGTTACTTAACACAAGTCAAGGTATCTGTTGAAGAAATTCCAAAAGTAAAAAGATACATTCATTTTAAGCAATTCAAACCTCTTTCTCCAATTCTTACACCATCACCTTCCTCAATCAGTAAAGATGTTAGGGTGGAGGCAAGAAGATCTAGCACATCATCATCTGAGGATGAAGGAAAACTGACCTTTGAGGAAGATAAATTCTTCGGAAAAAGAGGTATGTCCTCTGATGGACTTCCAAAAGTAAAAAGATACATTACATTTAAGCAATTTGAACCTTCATCTCCAAATCTGTCAGTTTCCAGTCCTTCACCTAAAATTGAGGCCACGACAAAGGTTGATATATTGGGACAAATACCTCTGACTGATCAGAGAAATCCATCAAATTTCAGTCCTGATGGACTGCCACTATACCATGTGCATCCTACCTATAGGATAAATCAAAGCACACTAAACAGAGACTGTGACACTGATCGATCAAGTAGTGAGAGTTCCAGTGAGGATGAAGATACATTTTTAGCATTCCCAAGAAAACTAGAGTTTAAAACAGAACCTGAGATTAAAAGAGAACTCGTCACTTCAGACAAAAATACAGATACAGTGCTTAACATTGACTTTGATAACTCCTCCAGCAGCACAGATGTACTTGAGAAGAAACAACTTAAAGGTCTAGCAAGACTAAAACTGTTAGGTACTAGATTATTTAACAGGCGTGAAAATGAAACTGGGTCAACTGGAGAAGCTCTTGATCTGTCTTACAAAACACACTCCAAGTTAACTGAGGACACGGTCCAACAAACCACCAAAGAGGACAGTTTCTTTGCCGATATTGGATTGTCTTTTGATCAGTTAAAAAGACCTACAAAATCACTTGCGTTTACTATCTCTGATCCTCAATCACCAGACCAATTCTCATCTTGTCCTGCAGACAAGAGAGGAAACACACACGAGGAAAGGGCAGAATTCAAATCTAGAAAATCCAGCTCAAGTTCCTCATCTGAGGGAGGCAGTATCAGTTCTCAGCATGAAGAGCACATTATCTTGAGAAAGAGTTTATCGCATGATCACCTACCTAAAGTCAAGAGATACCTTCAGTTTTCTCATTCTGCTCCTCATTATAAAGCCCAACTGTCATCTCCTCCTTCAACCACCGGGGTTGTCACAGCTGACTTGATAGCAAAGACTGAGTCAAGGAGATCTAGTTCCTCATCTGAGGATGATGTCAAATCTACTGAAGGTGAAAACTTCTACGGACTTCCTAAAGTAAAAAGATACATTGAATTCTCACGCACTGAACCATCTTCAACGACACATCAAGTCAGAAAACAAAGCATTCCACCAAAAGTAGTGGCACCACCTGTTACCAGGAGGTCAAGTTCATCATCATCTGAAGAAGAAGTGGTGGAGAAAAGTTCAAGCACACCTGTCAAGTCAAATGTCGAATCTGATCCTGAAGGAGACAATTTCTTTGGGCAAATAGGTGTGTATCTTGATACAGTACCAAAGGTTAATCAGTACATTGAATTTACACAGTTCAAACCTCCTTCCTCAAATCGGCCATCATTGTCTCAATCCTCAACAAAGAAAAATGTCACACCTGAGATAGAGATGAAAACAGAAGCTAAAGTTGATGCATCCCCTGGGGAAGCCAGTTACTTAACACAAGCCAAGGTATCTGTTGAAAAAATTCCAAAAGTAAAAAGATACATTCATTTTAAGCAGTCTGAACCTCTTTCTCAAACTCAAAAACCACCACTTTCCTCAATCAATAAAAAGGTTATGGTGGAAGCAAGAAGATCAAGCACATCATCATCTGAGGATGAAGGAAAACTGACACCTGGGGAAGAACGGAAAATAGGTGTATCTTCTGAGAGAGTTTCAAAGGTGAAGAGATATATTGCATTTAAACAGTTGGAACCTACTTCCCCAACTCTGTCAGTATCCAGTCCTTCAACAAAAACTGAGGCCACAACTGGAGCAGTGTTACAATCTTCGCAGTCCAGCAGCTTATCTGAAGATGAAGTCAGTCCTACACCAAAGGAAAGGGAATTCTTTGGCCAAACAGGCGTTTCTTTAGAAAGACTACCACAAGTAAAGAGAAATCTTCTATTTAAACAACATGTGCCTTATCTCTCAGTTGTACCACCCACTACTACCTTGAATACATTACCTGAGAATATAACAAAAGTAGAATCAAGGAAACTGACCACTTTATCTGAAGATGACGATGTACCAACTGCTCAAGAAGGCAATTTCTTTGGGCAAACGGGAGCATCTCTTGACAGAATACCAAAAGTTAAGAGATATATTAATTTCACACAGCCTGAAAATCAGTTCCCTGCTCCATCGACAACTTCTCAAAGAGTCAACAAATCTGTTGTAGTTCATGAAACAAGAAAATCAAGCACTTCATCTGAGGATGTCAAACTATCTACTAATGATGATAATATGACTAGAAAAACAGGTGAATCCTTTGTAAAAATCCCAAAAGTAAAGAGATACGTTAAATTCACACAATCTGAAGATTCCCTGGGTCTGCCGTCTGTAAAATCCATAAAGGTGACAGAAACCAAATCAGCTAAGAATGATGTACAACCAGCCACCAGTGAGAACACAACAGAATCAAGGAGACTGAGCACTTCATCTGAGGACGATATCACATTAACTGCTACGGAAGACAATTTTAGAGGGCAAACAGGAATATATCTTGATAGAATACCAAAGGTCAGAAGATATATTCATTTTACACAGCCAGAACAACATTTCCCTGCTCATTCATCCACTTCTCAAAGTGTTGGAATGTCTGGGAGAATTCAAGAAATGAGGAAGTCAAGTACTTCATCTGAGGAAGATGTTAAACCATCTAGAAATGATGGTAATATGTCATACAGACAAATTGGGGCCTCTTTTAGTCAGCCACCAAAGGTGAAAAGATACATTGAGTTCAAACAACATGACCCCTCTTTCCCTGACAACTCCTCAGTTGAGGATatcaaactcaacacagcactcaACAAGTTATCTATGACTTCAATAAAAACATACTCTACACCTAAAGCAAAGGCAGGTGTAGAAACAAGATGGTCCAGTTCATCATCTGAGGCATCCCCTCCTGGCTCACTGAAAAAAGGATCTGCTCTGGTAAGAAAGACTGGATCTGATTCACTGATGTCTGCATTCCCTTACAAACACAACATCACAACAAAACAGTATATAGTAGAACAGACTGGACTAAAACCAGAATTGAAGAAGTCAGGTTACTTCTCCAGCACCAGCAGAGATTTAGTTGGACATGTGGTTATGGATGTACCACCCCCACAAAACAATCCACCAGCAGTTCCACAAACACACCCACCTTCCTACCAAGAACTAGAGGATGCCAGAGAGTATCTAAGAGAAAATTCTGAGGTGCGTCAAAGGCAAGAACGGAGGCGATTACTTCAGCAAAGAAGAAAGGCAATGGAAGAGTTTGGCATTACCTCTCTGTCCTCCACCACACAAGAGGGTATCAAGCAGGATGGTGGCTCACAGGTGGATTATGGCAGTGCATCAACAGCAAATACAGTCGCATACAGACGCTCAGAAGTAGCTGAAGTCCCGGTTTTGCAGGGTCTTAAAACTAAGAATATCTCAGCACACAGATCCAAGTCACCGGTAGACtctgtaaatacaaaatataaagaatttttaatttag